TTTCCCGCCCCACACGCTGCAGCCAGTCAGGCGTCGGTCTGCGTGCCCGCCCGTCGCGCTCGCTCTGCCCGACCCTCGAGGTAGCCGCGCGCATAGGTGCCGAACCACCGGTCCACGTGCGCCATGAAGCCCGCGTAGTTGCCCTTCACCTTGGCGTGGTGGAAGTCGTGATGCGCAGCCCCGTGGGACCCGGGCAGCAGGTGCGTGGGGCTGAACGGGAAGTCGTAGCCGGCGTGACCCTCGGCCGCCTCCCACTGCCGGATGACCACCCAGATCCACAGCGGCAGCACGTGCGCGCCCAGCAGCAGCGGGCCCACCAGCATGAGCGACGCGGTGGTCAGGTACTCGATGGGGTGCATGTAGTGGCCGGTGATGGCCCACGGGGTGTGGATGCGGTGGTGCACCGAGTGGACGCGCTTCCAGAGCCAGCCGTGGTGCATGAGCCGATGCACCCCGTAGTAGAGGAAGTCGTCCAGGTAGATGAAGAAGAGCACCTGGGCGACGACCACCCACGCTGGCGGCAGCGGCCCCGCGTGGATGCCGAACTGGCGGATCAACGGCCACGACGCGACCGTCAGCAGCGCGAGCCACGCGTTGTTGACCAGGAAGGAGCGCACCGAGGGCCCCACTAGGTCCTGCGCACGGGGGCGACGCGACTGAAGGCGATAGCGCCGCGCCCAAGACGGGTCACGCGCGGCCAGGACACTCATGGGGACCGCGAACAGGAGGAACGCGACCATGCTGATCACGTTGGTGAGCACCGCGAAGCGGAGGAACATCGGGTCCTGGTAGGCGGCGAGCCACGCGTCCATCAGACCAGGAGGGTAGCCCGCGCGGCTCCATGCAGCGAGTCACGCGGCCTACGCGGCGGGACCACATGTGACCGCCTCATCCGGGACGCTTGACCTCGATCGCGAACCACGATTCTGGGCTGTCCTCGCAGTCCTCGTCGGAGCCGAACGCCAAGCAAGCGCCGCCGTCGATGCGCACC
The genomic region above belongs to Sandaracinaceae bacterium and contains:
- a CDS encoding sterol desaturase family protein, encoding MDAWLAAYQDPMFLRFAVLTNVISMVAFLLFAVPMSVLAARDPSWARRYRLQSRRPRAQDLVGPSVRSFLVNNAWLALLTVASWPLIRQFGIHAGPLPPAWVVVAQVLFFIYLDDFLYYGVHRLMHHGWLWKRVHSVHHRIHTPWAITGHYMHPIEYLTTASLMLVGPLLLGAHVLPLWIWVVIRQWEAAEGHAGYDFPFSPTHLLPGSHGAAHHDFHHAKVKGNYAGFMAHVDRWFGTYARGYLEGRAERARRAGTQTDA